From a single Fundulus heteroclitus isolate FHET01 unplaced genomic scaffold, MU-UCD_Fhet_4.1 scaffold_219, whole genome shotgun sequence genomic region:
- the LOC118559095 gene encoding putative mediator of RNA polymerase II transcription subunit 26 isoform X4: protein MGFFFGLLLLSTVAVQRQVNGDTTGFATKHEDAETLLAGFRPVFDEPKYPVGGPVSTEYLPNRPNIPQQHYDYPPQSLKLSRHKWYHSYPPQGPQNQQQHGYSPENSLFPQQQHHSPLLQAPVWPQHQQRHNAPLPQGPMLSKPQQQHHGAMPQSPMGPQRKEPRRPVTPHRQQRHQGPMLLQPQQQHQSSLSQGLMGSRRQEQHHGAMPQGPVVPQHQQRHQGPMLPQHQQRHQGPMLLQPQQRHQGPMLLQPQQQHQSSLSQGLMGSRHQEQHHSAMPRGPVVPQHQQRHQGPMLPQHQQRHQGPMLPQHQQRHQGPMLLQPQQRHQGPMLLQPQQQHQSSLSQGLMGSRRQEQHHGAMPQGPVVPQHQQRHQGPMLPQHQQRHQGPMLLQPQQRHQGPMLLQPQQQHQSSLSQGLMGSRRQQQHHNAMPLSPVVPQHQQRHQGPMLPQPQQQHQSSLSQGFMGSRRQQQHHSAMPRGPVVPQRHQGPMLPQPQQQHQISLSQGLMGSQRKKQHHNVMPRGPVTPHRQQQHQGPMLPQPQQQHRGPLTQGTMLPQSQQSQHQPRHHSPLPQGPIFIKSQQWHHGPMPQGPMESQHHHQHHGPPPQGSMVPQLQQQQPRALSVSQSQQHRHGYRPQGPFMNQQHSDNPPQDQLIPEYQHKRGDLPPQGLLWQQQYHVVPTSPTAQKYHGYPTIMSQHHGSLPQDPKQQSHNQEPNVLEQLYLDYMTQVAQEPKQNGQYSSYTHWQPDIPNQHHNPQQNTYSTKSPQRKRYLGKHQGKMIKLPQKPYIAINRPGLFQRRHF from the exons ATGGGATTTTTCTTTGG GTTGTTGCTGTTGTCAACAGTTGCTGTTCAAAGACAAGTAAATG GTGACACCACTGGCTTTGCCACCAAACATGAAGACGCAGAAACACTCCTGGCTGGTTTCCGACCAGTTTTTGATGAGCCTAAATACCCAGTAGGGGGACCAGTGAGCACTGAGTACCTGCCAAACAGGCCCAACATACCTCAGCAGCATTATGACTACCCACCCCAGAGTCTGAAACTGTCCCGACATAAATGGTATCATAGTTACCCACCCCAAGGTCCACAAAATCAACAGCAACATGGTTACTCTCCCGAGAACTCCCTGTTTCCCCAGCAACAGCATCACAGCCCCCTACTCCAGGCACCTGTGTGGCCCCAACATCAGCAACGGCATAATGCCCCCCTGCCCCAGGGCCCCATGTTGTCCAAACCTCAGCAACAGCATCACGGTGCCATGCCCCAAAGCCCCATGGGGCCTCAACGTAAGGAACCCCGGCGCCCTGTGACGCCCCATCGTCAGCAACGGCATCAGGGTCCCATGTTGCTCCAACCTCAACAACAGCATCAAAGCTCCCTCTCCCAGGGCCTTATGGGGTCCCGACGTCAGGAACAGCATCacggtgccatgccccagggccCTGTGGTGCCCCAACATCAGCAACGGCATCAGGGCCCAATGTTGCCCCAACATCAGCAACGGCATCAGGGCCCCATGTTGCTCCAACCTCAGCAACGGCATCAGGGCCCCATGTTGCTCCAACCTCAACAACAGCATCAAAGCTCCCTCTCCCAGGGCCTTATGGGGTCCCGACATCAGGAACAGCATCACAGTGCCATGCCCCGGGGCCCTGTGGTGCCCCAACATCAGCAACGGCATCAGGGCCCAATGTTGCCCCAACATCAGCAACGGCATCAGGGCCCAATGTTGCCCCAACATCAGCAACGGCATCAGGGCCCCATGTTGCTCCAACCTCAGCAACGGCATCAGGGCCCCATGTTGCTCCAACCTCAACAACAGCATCAAAGCTCCCTCTCCCAGGGCCTTATGGGGTCCCGACGTCAGGAACAGCATCacggtgccatgccccagggccCTGTGGTGCCCCAACATCAGCAACGGCATCAGGGCCCAATGTTGCCCCAACATCAGCAACGGCATCAGGGCCCCATGTTGCTCCAACCTCAGCAACGGCATCAGGGCCCCATGTTGCTCCAACCTCAACAACAGCATCAAAGCTCCCTCTCCCAGGGCCTTATGGGGTCCCGACGTCAGCAACAGCATCACAATGCCATGCCTCTGAGCCCTGTGGTGCCCCAACATCAGCAACGGCATCAGGGCCCCATGTTGCCCCAACCTCAGCAACAGCATCAAAGCTCCCTGTCCCAGGGCTTTATGGGGTCCCGACGTCAGCAACAGCATCACAGTGCCATGCCCCGGGGCCCTGTAGTGCCCCAACGGCATCAGGGCCCAATGTTGCCCCaacctcagcagcagcatcaaATCTCCCTGTCCCAGGGCCTTATG GGGTCCCAACGTAAGAAACAGCATCACAATGTCATGCCCCGGGGCCCTGTGACGCCCCATCGTCAGCAACAGCATCAGGGCCCCATGTTGCCCCAACCTCAGCAACAGCATCGAGGTCCCCTGACACAGGGTACCATGTTGCCCCAAAGTCAGCAATCCCAACATCAGCCACGGCATCACAGCCCCCTGCCCCAGGGCCCTATATTTATCAAAAGTCAGCAATGGCATCATGGCCCCATGCCCCAAGGTCCCATGGAGTCCCAACATCACCATCAAC ATCATGGCCCCCCTCCCCAGGGCTCCATGGTGCCCCAACTTCAGCAACAGCAGCCTCGTGCTCTGTCGGTTTCCCAAAGTCAGCAACACCGTCATGGCTACCGACCCCAGGGACCCTTCATGAACCAACAACATAGTGACAACCCACCCCAGGACCAACTGATTCCAGAATATCAGCACAAACGTGGTGACCTCCCACCCCAGGGACTGTTGTGGCAACAGCAATATCATGTAGTGCCTACGTCCCCAACTGCACAGAAGTACCATGGTTATCCAACAATAATGTCCCAACATCATGGTTCTCTTCCACAGGATCCCAAACAGCAGTCCCACAATCAGGAGCCAAATGTACTGGAGCAGCTGTATCTTGACTACATGACTCAGGTGGCCCAAGAACCTAAACAGAATGGCCAGTATTCTAGCTACACGCATTGGCAGCCTGATATACCAAACCAGCATCACAATCCCCAACAGAACACCTATTCAACGAAAAGCCCCCAGCGTAAACGCTACTTAGGCAAGCACCAGGGGAAGATGATCAAATTGCCACAGAAACCTTATATTGCCATCAACCGACCTGGTCTGTTCCAGAGGCGCCACTTCTAA
- the LOC118559095 gene encoding putative mediator of RNA polymerase II transcription subunit 12 isoform X5, producing MGFFFGLLLLSTVAVQRQVNGDTTGFATKHEDAETLLAGFRPVFDEPKYPVGGPVSTEYLPNRPNIPQQHYDYPPQSLKLSRHKWYHSYPPQGPQNQQQHGYSPENSLFPQQQHHSPLLQAPVWPQHQQRHNAPLPQGPMLSKPQQQHHGAMPQSPMGPQRKEPRRPVTPHRQQRHQGPMLLQPQQQHQSSLSQGLMGSRRQEQHHGAMPQGPVVPQHQQRHQGPMLPQHQQRHQGPMLLQPQQRHQGPMLLQPQQQHQSSLSQGLMGSRRQEQHHGAMPQGPVVPQHQQRHQGPMLPQHQQRHQGPMLLQPQQRHQGPMLLQPQQQHQSSLSQGLMGSRRQQQHHNAMPLSPVVPQHQQRHQGPMLPQPQQQHQSSLSQGFMGSRRQQQHHSAMPRGPVVPQRHQGPMLPQPQQQHQISLSQGLMVPQRQQRHQGTMLPQRQHQSSLPQGVMGSQRQQQHPGAMPRAPVVPQRHQGTMLPQPQQQHQSFQPQGLMGSQRKKQHHNVMPRGPVTPHRQQQHQGPMLPQPQQQHRGPLTQGTMLPQSQQSQHQPRHHSPLPQGPIFIKSQQWHHGPMPQGPMESQHHHQHHGPPPQGSMVPQLQQQQPRALSVSQSQQHRHGYRPQGPFMNQQHSDNPPQDQLIPEYQHKRGDLPPQGLLWQQQYHVVPTSPTAQKYHGYPTIMSQHHGSLPQDPKQQSHNQEPNVLEQLYLDYMTQVAQEPKQNGQYSSYTHWQPDIPNQHHNPQQNTYSTKSPQRKRYLGKHQGKMIKLPQKPYIAINRPGLFQRRHF from the exons ATGGGATTTTTCTTTGG GTTGTTGCTGTTGTCAACAGTTGCTGTTCAAAGACAAGTAAATG GTGACACCACTGGCTTTGCCACCAAACATGAAGACGCAGAAACACTCCTGGCTGGTTTCCGACCAGTTTTTGATGAGCCTAAATACCCAGTAGGGGGACCAGTGAGCACTGAGTACCTGCCAAACAGGCCCAACATACCTCAGCAGCATTATGACTACCCACCCCAGAGTCTGAAACTGTCCCGACATAAATGGTATCATAGTTACCCACCCCAAGGTCCACAAAATCAACAGCAACATGGTTACTCTCCCGAGAACTCCCTGTTTCCCCAGCAACAGCATCACAGCCCCCTACTCCAGGCACCTGTGTGGCCCCAACATCAGCAACGGCATAATGCCCCCCTGCCCCAGGGCCCCATGTTGTCCAAACCTCAGCAACAGCATCACGGTGCCATGCCCCAAAGCCCCATGGGGCCTCAACGTAAGGAACCCCGGCGCCCTGTGACGCCCCATCGTCAGCAACGGCATCAGGGTCCCATGTTGCTCCAACCTCAACAACAGCATCAAAGCTCCCTCTCCCAGGGCCTTATGGGGTCCCGACGTCAGGAACAGCATCacggtgccatgccccagggccCTGTGGTGCCCCAAC ATCAGCAACGGCATCAGGGCCCAATGTTGCCCCAACATCAGCAACGGCATCAGGGCCCCATGTTGCTCCAACCTCAGCAACGGCATCAGGGCCCCATGTTGCTCCAACCTCAACAACAGCATCAAAGCTCCCTCTCCCAGGGCCTTATGGGGTCCCGACGTCAGGAACAGCATCacggtgccatgccccagggccCTGTGGTGCCCCAACATCAGCAACGGCATCAGGGCCCAATGTTGCCCCAACATCAGCAACGGCATCAGGGCCCCATGTTGCTCCAACCTCAGCAACGGCATCAGGGCCCCATGTTGCTCCAACCTCAACAACAGCATCAAAGCTCCCTCTCCCAGGGCCTTATGGGGTCCCGACGTCAGCAACAGCATCACAATGCCATGCCTCTGAGCCCTGTGGTGCCCCAACATCAGCAACGGCATCAGGGCCCCATGTTGCCCCAACCTCAGCAACAGCATCAAAGCTCCCTGTCCCAGGGCTTTATGGGGTCCCGACGTCAGCAACAGCATCACAGTGCCATGCCCCGGGGCCCTGTAGTGCCCCAACGGCATCAGGGCCCAATGTTGCCCCaacctcagcagcagcatcaaATCTCCCTGTCCCAGGGCCTTATGGTGCCCCAACGTCAGCAACGGCATCAGGGCACCATGCTGCCCCAACGTCAGCATCAAAGCTCCCTGCCCCAGGGCGTTATGGGGTCCCAACGTCAGCAACAGCATCCCGGTGCCATGCCCCGGGCCCCTGTGGTGCCCCAACGGCATCAGGGCACCATGCTGCCCCAACCTCAGCAACAGCATCAAAGCTTCCAGCCCCAGGGCCTTATGGGGTCCCAACGTAAGAAACAGCATCACAATGTCATGCCCCGGGGCCCTGTGACGCCCCATCGTCAGCAACAGCATCAGGGCCCCATGTTGCCCCAACCTCAGCAACAGCATCGAGGTCCCCTGACACAGGGTACCATGTTGCCCCAAAGTCAGCAATCCCAACATCAGCCACGGCATCACAGCCCCCTGCCCCAGGGCCCTATATTTATCAAAAGTCAGCAATGGCATCATGGCCCCATGCCCCAAGGTCCCATGGAGTCCCAACATCACCATCAAC ATCATGGCCCCCCTCCCCAGGGCTCCATGGTGCCCCAACTTCAGCAACAGCAGCCTCGTGCTCTGTCGGTTTCCCAAAGTCAGCAACACCGTCATGGCTACCGACCCCAGGGACCCTTCATGAACCAACAACATAGTGACAACCCACCCCAGGACCAACTGATTCCAGAATATCAGCACAAACGTGGTGACCTCCCACCCCAGGGACTGTTGTGGCAACAGCAATATCATGTAGTGCCTACGTCCCCAACTGCACAGAAGTACCATGGTTATCCAACAATAATGTCCCAACATCATGGTTCTCTTCCACAGGATCCCAAACAGCAGTCCCACAATCAGGAGCCAAATGTACTGGAGCAGCTGTATCTTGACTACATGACTCAGGTGGCCCAAGAACCTAAACAGAATGGCCAGTATTCTAGCTACACGCATTGGCAGCCTGATATACCAAACCAGCATCACAATCCCCAACAGAACACCTATTCAACGAAAAGCCCCCAGCGTAAACGCTACTTAGGCAAGCACCAGGGGAAGATGATCAAATTGCCACAGAAACCTTATATTGCCATCAACCGACCTGGTCTGTTCCAGAGGCGCCACTTCTAA
- the LOC118559095 gene encoding putative mediator of RNA polymerase II transcription subunit 26 isoform X2, translated as MGFFFGLLLLSTVAVQRQVNGDTTGFATKHEDAETLLAGFRPVFDEPKYPVGGPVSTEYLPNRPNIPQQHYDYPPQSLKLSRHKWYHSYPPQGPQNQQQHGYSPENSLFPQQQHHSPLLQAPVWPQHQQRHNAPLPQGPMLSKPQQQHHGAMPQSPMGPQRKEPRRPVTPHRQQRHQGPMLLQPQQQHQSSLSQGLMGSRRQEQHHGAMPQGPVVPQHQQRHQGPMLPQHQQRHQGPMLLQPQQRHQGPMLLQPQQQHQSSLSQGLMGSRHQEQHHSAMPRGPVVPQHQQRHQGPMLPQHQQRHQGPMLPQHQQRHQGPMLLQPQQRHQGPMLLQPQQQHQSSLSQGLMGSRRQEQHHGAMPQGPVVPQHQQRHQGPMLPQPQQQHQSSLSQGLMGSRRQQQHHNAMPLSPVVPQHQQRHQGPMLPQPQQQHQSSLSQGFMGSRRQQQHHSAMPRGPVVPQRHQGPMLPQPQQQHQISLSQGLMVPQRQQRHQGTMLPQRQHQSSLPQGVMGSQRQQQHPGAMPRAPVVPQRHQGTMLPQPQQQHQSFQPQGLMGSQRKKQHHNVMPRGPVTPHRQQQHQGPMLPQPQQQHRGPLTQGTMLPQSQQSQHQPRHHSPLPQGPIFIKSQQWHHGPMPQGPMESQHHHQHHGPPPQGSMVPQLQQQQPRALSVSQSQQHRHGYRPQGPFMNQQHSDNPPQDQLIPEYQHKRGDLPPQGLLWQQQYHVVPTSPTAQKYHGYPTIMSQHHGSLPQDPKQQSHNQEPNVLEQLYLDYMTQVAQEPKQNGQYSSYTHWQPDIPNQHHNPQQNTYSTKSPQRKRYLGKHQGKMIKLPQKPYIAINRPGLFQRRHF; from the exons ATGGGATTTTTCTTTGG GTTGTTGCTGTTGTCAACAGTTGCTGTTCAAAGACAAGTAAATG GTGACACCACTGGCTTTGCCACCAAACATGAAGACGCAGAAACACTCCTGGCTGGTTTCCGACCAGTTTTTGATGAGCCTAAATACCCAGTAGGGGGACCAGTGAGCACTGAGTACCTGCCAAACAGGCCCAACATACCTCAGCAGCATTATGACTACCCACCCCAGAGTCTGAAACTGTCCCGACATAAATGGTATCATAGTTACCCACCCCAAGGTCCACAAAATCAACAGCAACATGGTTACTCTCCCGAGAACTCCCTGTTTCCCCAGCAACAGCATCACAGCCCCCTACTCCAGGCACCTGTGTGGCCCCAACATCAGCAACGGCATAATGCCCCCCTGCCCCAGGGCCCCATGTTGTCCAAACCTCAGCAACAGCATCACGGTGCCATGCCCCAAAGCCCCATGGGGCCTCAACGTAAGGAACCCCGGCGCCCTGTGACGCCCCATCGTCAGCAACGGCATCAGGGTCCCATGTTGCTCCAACCTCAACAACAGCATCAAAGCTCCCTCTCCCAGGGCCTTATGGGGTCCCGACGTCAGGAACAGCATCacggtgccatgccccagggccCTGTGGTGCCCCAACATCAGCAACGGCATCAGGGCCCAATGTTGCCCCAACATCAGCAACGGCATCAGGGCCCCATGTTGCTCCAACCTCAGCAACGGCATCAGGGCCCCATGTTGCTCCAACCTCAACAACAGCATCAAAGCTCCCTCTCCCAGGGCCTTATGGGGTCCCGACATCAGGAACAGCATCACAGTGCCATGCCCCGGGGCCCTGTGGTGCCCCAACATCAGCAACGGCATCAGGGCCCAATGTTGCCCCAACATCAGCAACGGCATCAGGGCCCAATGTTGCCCCAACATCAGCAACGGCATCAGGGCCCCATGTTGCTCCAACCTCAGCAACGGCATCAGGGCCCCATGTTGCTCCAACCTCAACAACAGCATCAAAGCTCCCTCTCCCAGGGCCTTATGGGGTCCCGACGTCAGGAACAGCATCacggtgccatgccccagggccCTGTGGTGCCCCAACATCAGCAACGGCATCAGGGCCCAATGTTGCCCCAAC CTCAACAACAGCATCAAAGCTCCCTCTCCCAGGGCCTTATGGGGTCCCGACGTCAGCAACAGCATCACAATGCCATGCCTCTGAGCCCTGTGGTGCCCCAACATCAGCAACGGCATCAGGGCCCCATGTTGCCCCAACCTCAGCAACAGCATCAAAGCTCCCTGTCCCAGGGCTTTATGGGGTCCCGACGTCAGCAACAGCATCACAGTGCCATGCCCCGGGGCCCTGTAGTGCCCCAACGGCATCAGGGCCCAATGTTGCCCCaacctcagcagcagcatcaaATCTCCCTGTCCCAGGGCCTTATGGTGCCCCAACGTCAGCAACGGCATCAGGGCACCATGCTGCCCCAACGTCAGCATCAAAGCTCCCTGCCCCAGGGCGTTATGGGGTCCCAACGTCAGCAACAGCATCCCGGTGCCATGCCCCGGGCCCCTGTGGTGCCCCAACGGCATCAGGGCACCATGCTGCCCCAACCTCAGCAACAGCATCAAAGCTTCCAGCCCCAGGGCCTTATGGGGTCCCAACGTAAGAAACAGCATCACAATGTCATGCCCCGGGGCCCTGTGACGCCCCATCGTCAGCAACAGCATCAGGGCCCCATGTTGCCCCAACCTCAGCAACAGCATCGAGGTCCCCTGACACAGGGTACCATGTTGCCCCAAAGTCAGCAATCCCAACATCAGCCACGGCATCACAGCCCCCTGCCCCAGGGCCCTATATTTATCAAAAGTCAGCAATGGCATCATGGCCCCATGCCCCAAGGTCCCATGGAGTCCCAACATCACCATCAAC ATCATGGCCCCCCTCCCCAGGGCTCCATGGTGCCCCAACTTCAGCAACAGCAGCCTCGTGCTCTGTCGGTTTCCCAAAGTCAGCAACACCGTCATGGCTACCGACCCCAGGGACCCTTCATGAACCAACAACATAGTGACAACCCACCCCAGGACCAACTGATTCCAGAATATCAGCACAAACGTGGTGACCTCCCACCCCAGGGACTGTTGTGGCAACAGCAATATCATGTAGTGCCTACGTCCCCAACTGCACAGAAGTACCATGGTTATCCAACAATAATGTCCCAACATCATGGTTCTCTTCCACAGGATCCCAAACAGCAGTCCCACAATCAGGAGCCAAATGTACTGGAGCAGCTGTATCTTGACTACATGACTCAGGTGGCCCAAGAACCTAAACAGAATGGCCAGTATTCTAGCTACACGCATTGGCAGCCTGATATACCAAACCAGCATCACAATCCCCAACAGAACACCTATTCAACGAAAAGCCCCCAGCGTAAACGCTACTTAGGCAAGCACCAGGGGAAGATGATCAAATTGCCACAGAAACCTTATATTGCCATCAACCGACCTGGTCTGTTCCAGAGGCGCCACTTCTAA
- the LOC118559095 gene encoding chromatin modification-related protein eaf-1-like isoform X1, with amino-acid sequence MGFFFGLLLLSTVAVQRQVNGDTTGFATKHEDAETLLAGFRPVFDEPKYPVGGPVSTEYLPNRPNIPQQHYDYPPQSLKLSRHKWYHSYPPQGPQNQQQHGYSPENSLFPQQQHHSPLLQAPVWPQHQQRHNAPLPQGPMLSKPQQQHHGAMPQSPMGPQRKEPRRPVTPHRQQRHQGPMLLQPQQQHQSSLSQGLMGSRRQEQHHGAMPQGPVVPQHQQRHQGPMLPQHQQRHQGPMLLQPQQRHQGPMLLQPQQQHQSSLSQGLMGSRHQEQHHSAMPRGPVVPQHQQRHQGPMLPQHQQRHQGPMLPQHQQRHQGPMLLQPQQRHQGPMLLQPQQQHQSSLSQGLMGSRRQEQHHGAMPQGPVVPQHQQRHQGPMLPQHQQRHQGPMLLQPQQRHQGPMLLQPQQQHQSSLSQGLMGSRRQQQHHNAMPLSPVVPQHQQRHQGPMLPQPQQQHQSSLSQGFMGSRRQQQHHSAMPRGPVVPQRHQGPMLPQPQQQHQISLSQGLMVPQRQQRHQGTMLPQRQHQSSLPQGVMGSQRQQQHPGAMPRAPVVPQRHQGTMLPQPQQQHQSFQPQGLMGSQRKKQHHNVMPRGPVTPHRQQQHQGPMLPQPQQQHRGPLTQGTMLPQSQQSQHQPRHHSPLPQGPIFIKSQQWHHGPMPQGPMESQHHHQHHGPPPQGSMVPQLQQQQPRALSVSQSQQHRHGYRPQGPFMNQQHSDNPPQDQLIPEYQHKRGDLPPQGLLWQQQYHVVPTSPTAQKYHGYPTIMSQHHGSLPQDPKQQSHNQEPNVLEQLYLDYMTQVAQEPKQNGQYSSYTHWQPDIPNQHHNPQQNTYSTKSPQRKRYLGKHQGKMIKLPQKPYIAINRPGLFQRRHF; translated from the exons ATGGGATTTTTCTTTGG GTTGTTGCTGTTGTCAACAGTTGCTGTTCAAAGACAAGTAAATG GTGACACCACTGGCTTTGCCACCAAACATGAAGACGCAGAAACACTCCTGGCTGGTTTCCGACCAGTTTTTGATGAGCCTAAATACCCAGTAGGGGGACCAGTGAGCACTGAGTACCTGCCAAACAGGCCCAACATACCTCAGCAGCATTATGACTACCCACCCCAGAGTCTGAAACTGTCCCGACATAAATGGTATCATAGTTACCCACCCCAAGGTCCACAAAATCAACAGCAACATGGTTACTCTCCCGAGAACTCCCTGTTTCCCCAGCAACAGCATCACAGCCCCCTACTCCAGGCACCTGTGTGGCCCCAACATCAGCAACGGCATAATGCCCCCCTGCCCCAGGGCCCCATGTTGTCCAAACCTCAGCAACAGCATCACGGTGCCATGCCCCAAAGCCCCATGGGGCCTCAACGTAAGGAACCCCGGCGCCCTGTGACGCCCCATCGTCAGCAACGGCATCAGGGTCCCATGTTGCTCCAACCTCAACAACAGCATCAAAGCTCCCTCTCCCAGGGCCTTATGGGGTCCCGACGTCAGGAACAGCATCacggtgccatgccccagggccCTGTGGTGCCCCAACATCAGCAACGGCATCAGGGCCCAATGTTGCCCCAACATCAGCAACGGCATCAGGGCCCCATGTTGCTCCAACCTCAGCAACGGCATCAGGGCCCCATGTTGCTCCAACCTCAACAACAGCATCAAAGCTCCCTCTCCCAGGGCCTTATGGGGTCCCGACATCAGGAACAGCATCACAGTGCCATGCCCCGGGGCCCTGTGGTGCCCCAACATCAGCAACGGCATCAGGGCCCAATGTTGCCCCAACATCAGCAACGGCATCAGGGCCCAATGTTGCCCCAACATCAGCAACGGCATCAGGGCCCCATGTTGCTCCAACCTCAGCAACGGCATCAGGGCCCCATGTTGCTCCAACCTCAACAACAGCATCAAAGCTCCCTCTCCCAGGGCCTTATGGGGTCCCGACGTCAGGAACAGCATCacggtgccatgccccagggccCTGTGGTGCCCCAACATCAGCAACGGCATCAGGGCCCAATGTTGCCCCAACATCAGCAACGGCATCAGGGCCCCATGTTGCTCCAACCTCAGCAACGGCATCAGGGCCCCATGTTGCTCCAACCTCAACAACAGCATCAAAGCTCCCTCTCCCAGGGCCTTATGGGGTCCCGACGTCAGCAACAGCATCACAATGCCATGCCTCTGAGCCCTGTGGTGCCCCAACATCAGCAACGGCATCAGGGCCCCATGTTGCCCCAACCTCAGCAACAGCATCAAAGCTCCCTGTCCCAGGGCTTTATGGGGTCCCGACGTCAGCAACAGCATCACAGTGCCATGCCCCGGGGCCCTGTAGTGCCCCAACGGCATCAGGGCCCAATGTTGCCCCaacctcagcagcagcatcaaATCTCCCTGTCCCAGGGCCTTATGGTGCCCCAACGTCAGCAACGGCATCAGGGCACCATGCTGCCCCAACGTCAGCATCAAAGCTCCCTGCCCCAGGGCGTTATGGGGTCCCAACGTCAGCAACAGCATCCCGGTGCCATGCCCCGGGCCCCTGTGGTGCCCCAACGGCATCAGGGCACCATGCTGCCCCAACCTCAGCAACAGCATCAAAGCTTCCAGCCCCAGGGCCTTATGGGGTCCCAACGTAAGAAACAGCATCACAATGTCATGCCCCGGGGCCCTGTGACGCCCCATCGTCAGCAACAGCATCAGGGCCCCATGTTGCCCCAACCTCAGCAACAGCATCGAGGTCCCCTGACACAGGGTACCATGTTGCCCCAAAGTCAGCAATCCCAACATCAGCCACGGCATCACAGCCCCCTGCCCCAGGGCCCTATATTTATCAAAAGTCAGCAATGGCATCATGGCCCCATGCCCCAAGGTCCCATGGAGTCCCAACATCACCATCAAC ATCATGGCCCCCCTCCCCAGGGCTCCATGGTGCCCCAACTTCAGCAACAGCAGCCTCGTGCTCTGTCGGTTTCCCAAAGTCAGCAACACCGTCATGGCTACCGACCCCAGGGACCCTTCATGAACCAACAACATAGTGACAACCCACCCCAGGACCAACTGATTCCAGAATATCAGCACAAACGTGGTGACCTCCCACCCCAGGGACTGTTGTGGCAACAGCAATATCATGTAGTGCCTACGTCCCCAACTGCACAGAAGTACCATGGTTATCCAACAATAATGTCCCAACATCATGGTTCTCTTCCACAGGATCCCAAACAGCAGTCCCACAATCAGGAGCCAAATGTACTGGAGCAGCTGTATCTTGACTACATGACTCAGGTGGCCCAAGAACCTAAACAGAATGGCCAGTATTCTAGCTACACGCATTGGCAGCCTGATATACCAAACCAGCATCACAATCCCCAACAGAACACCTATTCAACGAAAAGCCCCCAGCGTAAACGCTACTTAGGCAAGCACCAGGGGAAGATGATCAAATTGCCACAGAAACCTTATATTGCCATCAACCGACCTGGTCTGTTCCAGAGGCGCCACTTCTAA